In Pyricularia oryzae 70-15 chromosome 2, whole genome shotgun sequence, one genomic interval encodes:
- a CDS encoding chitin deacetylase, with protein MPNTTRALLALAALMPLAWGFSSGTLWPRQETQDMPRPRFGPVPWGEQLGRDDFPCVKAGQIAFTFEDGPSPYTPEILGTLLRYNLRATFFMTGDFEGGGLAQPLYHELARFMYDRGHLLGSHSYRHDDLRRFTAEQVRADLLEMEAAFVEVLGVVPTYFRAPFTRCDFDGGDCLDSIRPLAYHVVDFNIDSFDNDEFADPADLVALFRETLDNSDRAVASYIVRLHDNEEATANGLFEDFIAIALDAGFELVTVGECLGDEPGNFYRNPQTGNALGDGSEPLPSPDPSASTESTVASASTSVSSSTVDATSSAAEATGAPETTGNPDTVISDAQTSTATDQEAAVTLDTLTQETLSVASTTIETAGSEDLTITETQTSTQTGADATDDPTATITPAVTGTSDVVMTSGSTPTMTQISVSSAVALTSSEQTTDVSQTTPESSLDATGSVTTTELVSQTTSATTSEEPSASQSSATTRATSETTDTGSSTPASSAAGGQGTSEASSDPGSTTIIGTNSISEVTETGSGTYTATVTGIQVTSDILGDPGTPTTSCTTSTTSCTTSTCTTTAIASTDGTATSVSSTDGRSQSSPVTTSPLDTITGGSETLDSTTQDAQTNSQYTPSSPSPTSASEMTPLSLSSSVATLDSTAGYVQTNTLEMTAPSASEFATAPSKSPSSIDGIVDSTIRESTPSVTAAPASDVTFSHPSPSVDETQTTKDQATDSNLPPSATAHLPNHIHYASDTIITHTAGATYCPSSIAQHNNGAPSPPVPTGGPQDGSAAVQEPNAHCSTCQDGAASDDSSLGSWLTMASSRAIGEQVDSQSVATSTGAVSAGGTWTYTASLSPLGTAQPSAASAAGDGAGGLPSGAETGGVGGPSAVPTRVLDAGGFAVRGSGCAVVIAVFAACMLF; from the coding sequence ATGCCCAACACCACCCGTGCACTCCTGGCCCTTGCCGCCCTGATGCCACTGGCCTGGGGCTTCTCGTCCGGCACCTTGTGGCCGCGGCAAGAAACCCAGGACATGCCCCGCCCGAGGTTTGGCCCCGTGCCGTGGGGCGAGCAGCTCGGGCGCGACGACTTCCCCTGCGTAAAGGCCGGCCAGATCGCCTTCACCTTTGAAGACGGCCCTTCGCCCTACACGCCCGAGATCCTCGGCACGCTGCTCCGGTACAACCTCCGGGCCACCTTCTTCATGACGGGCGACTTTGAGGGCGGCGGTCTGGCGCAGCCCCTGTACCACGAGCTGGCCAGGTTCATGTACGACCGGGGCCACCTGCTGGGCAGCCACTCGTACCGCCACGACGACCTGCGCAGGTTCACCGCGGAGCAGGTGCGCGCGGACCTGCTCGAGATGGAGGCCGCGTTTGTCGAGGTGCTCGGCGTGGTGCCCACCTACTTTCGCGCGCCCTTCACCAGGTGCGACTTTGACGGCGGCGACTGCCTCGATAGCATACGCCCGCTCGCCTACCACGTTGTCGACTTCAACATCGACTCGTTTGACAATGACGAGTTTGCAGACCCCGCGGACCTGGTGGCATTGTTCAGGGAGACGCTGGACAATTCCGACCGCGCTGTCGCCTCGTACATTGTGCGGCTCCACGATAACGAGGAAGCCACTGCCAACGGTCTCTTTGAGGACTTTATCGCCATAGCTCTCGACGCGGGGTTCGAGCTCGTCACTGTTGGCGAGTGTCTGGGTGATGAGcctggcaacttttaccgcaATCCGCAGACTGGCAATGCGCTGGGTGACGGCAGCGAGCCGCTTCCCTCGCCGGATCCTTCCGCCAGCACAGAGTCGACTGTGGCTTCGGCCAGCACGTCGGTTTCTTCCAGCACTGTCGATGCGACTTCTTCTGCCGCTGAGGCTACTGGTGCTCCTGAAACAACCGGAAACCCCGACACTGTGATCAGCGATGCTCAGACCTCTACCGCCACTGATCAAGAGGCAGCCGTCACTCTTGATACGCTCACGCAGGAGACTCTGTCGGTAGCATCTACCACAATAGAAACTGCTGGTTCGGAGGATTTGACCATCACCGAAACCCAGACGTCGACACAAACTGGGGCAGACGCAACGGACGACCCAACAGCGACCATCACTCCTGCAGTCACTGGCACCTCAGATGTGGTCATGACGTCCGGCAGCACGCCAACCATGACCCAGATATCTGTGTCCAGCGCTGTTGCTTTGACGAGCTCAGAGCAGACGACCGATGTATCCCAGACAACCCCCGAGAGTTCTCTCGATGCGACAGGTAGCGTCACGACGACTGAGCTAGTTTCACAGACAACCTCGGCCACCACATCTGAAGAACCATCTGCCTCACAGAGCTCAGCAACCACGAGAGCCACCTCTGAGACCACCGACACTGGTTCCAGTACGCCCGCGTCGAGTGCTGCGGGCGGCCAGGGCACTTCCGAAGCATCCAGTGATCCTGGCAGTACCACCATCATCGGCACCAACTCCATTTCTGAGGTCACCGAGACTGGCTCTGGCACGTATACAGCGACAGTCACGGGTATCCAGGTTACCTCTGACATCCTCGGTGATCCCGGAACGCCCACCACCAGCTGTACCACTTCCACCACCAGCTGTACCACTTCCACCTGCACCACTACCGCCATCGCCAGCACCGATGGAACCGCAACGTCTGTTAGCTCCACAGACGGTCGATCGCAGAGCAGTCCCGTGACAACCTCCCCCCTTGATACAATCACAGGAGGCTCCGAGACTCTGGACAGCACCACTCAAGATGCGCAGACAAACAGCCAATACACTCCAAGCTCACCATCGCCAACTTCAGCATCAGAAATGACCCCTTTGTCCTTGTCTTCCAGCGTTGCGACTCTGGACAGCACCGCCGGATATGTGCAGACAAACACCCTGGAGATGACAGCACCCTCGGCTTCAGAATTCGCCACAGCACCATCAAAGTCACCCTCCAGCATCGACGGGATTGTGGACAGCACCATCCGAGAATCTACCCCAAGCGTGACAGCGGCCCCAGCTTCTGATGTAACATTTTCGCACCCATCCCCCAGCGTCGACGAGACCCAGACCACCAAAGACCAAGCCACCGACAGCAACCTGCCACCCAGCGCGACAGCCCACCTGCCGAACCACATTCACTACGCCAGCGACACCATCATCACGCACACCGCAGGAGCGACATACTGCCCATCCTCGATCGCCCAACACAACAACGGTGCACCATCCCCGCCCGTACCGACAGGAGGGCCCCAGGACGGCAGCGCTGCGGTCCAAGAGCCAAACGCACACTGCAGCACATGTCAGGATGGCGCCGCGAGCGACGACAGCAGCCTTGGAAGCTGGTTGACCATGGCCAGCAGCAGGGCAATTGGTGAGCAAGTCGATTCACAGTCGGTCGCGACGTCGACTGGAGCAGTCTCAGCCGGCGGTACTTGGACGTACACTGCTAGCCTGTCGCCGCTCGGTACTGCTCAGCCCTCGGCTGCTAGTGCGGCCGGCGATGGCGCTGGTGGTTTGCCGTCTGGTGCTGAAacgggcggcgttggcggccCGAGTGCCGTGCCGACTCGTGTCTTGGACGCGGGTGGCTTTGCTGTTCGCGGTTCTGGCTGTGCTGTTGTGATTGCTGTTTTTGCGGCATGTATGCTGTTTTGA
- a CDS encoding fungal specific transcription factor domain-containing protein, producing MTDSPSSLGGAAIMAPNHAHMSSSPSFSQPPTADTPARSDSSLRTVGAHGAAAARTTTPAGATVYGPDVLPDGSLNPRSCIICRKRKVKCDHLQPCTNCRRARVSCVFPAPGRAPRRPRPKDPGSSSGGPHTAAGEPGRHGAAASEREAELMKRLRKLEGIVENLSGQIELETARHGSAGGPSPDATQDSPGSGELRGAGGRGSYSSATGVRAASSTSSASNSNMASGPVNGSPHKRSQTFDSTQDSPPATTDVAKKFGRLVLHDKGKSRYVSSGFWSRINDEINALRAETEDMLDSETDVSDNDDSPPAVPLPDTYSNGSFLFGYRCSDLDLRKFHLPPSQIMFIWQVYCDNVNPVTKLLHVPSTKALLLKATADLGNIDPSLEALMFGIYFGALTSMDETDVEMHFGATQAHMLQKYRYALEMALAKADFLTSTDLMTLQALVLFVMLVRRRQDTRLAWTMTGVAVRISQSIGLHRDPSNFPNLTPFEGEMRRRLFWYLALLDLRAAEDQGTDVAIHDLGYDTRRPLNINDDDFGPDSKELPAPREGETEMAFVLMSYEVQPYARRILLLSSAAASMCPRAMNTLEEREKLLMEISAIAERILPRNGPAPTMEISILAAMIARVILNKMTILVYQTSLIGQHDAAEELSQERKDRLVQSAIEVFEYSHLVLHDQRVRRWRWVAHVFMQWQAVTFLLLAISTGPWSPISERGWSALGTMFSSATAAAEIDRISDNAAVWLPLKRLYNRAKRHRVAEIARLRADPDAARELDREWYPKTLPTSNFSTLSGRIKIKVALDRWRELVQAPALEPEVQASFRRDQERQNPHLHNSSCNMAPPSNRVDNAAVNDLAVQPVTVGQQQQQQQDNAGEAVPAAQQMDPDVLQLMNQVMSQPTFASQDIWPLAFPVESMQAQNSGPAFGYPGDNNNNSRSGLNFGQPPQPQPTASETPLLDADLRKGDAPPWMWVGAGGGAAAMPNGGDANGLANISMGTAGADQFGGLSSLEDFDMNMDDEDFNWQTFNDSIRGFSTTGWGQLQ from the exons GCAAGGTCAAGTGCGACCACCTGCAGCCCTGCACCAActgccgccgcgcgcgcgtgAGCTGCGTCTTCCCCGCCCCCGGGCGAGCCCCGCGCAGACCGCGGCCCAAGGAccccggcagcagcagcggcggcccacACACCGCGGCCGGCGAGCCCGGCCGGCACGGAGCAGCCGCCAGCGAGCGCGAGGCGGAGCTGATGAAGAGGTTGCGCAAGCTCGAGGGCATCGTCGAGAACCTGAGCGGGCAGATCGAGCTCGAGACCGCGAGGCATGGGAGCGCGGGTGGGCCGTCGCCGGACGCGACGCAGGACTCGCCCGGCAGCGGCGAGCTCAGGGGCGCGGGCGGCCGCGGGAGCTACTCGTCGGCAACGGGCGTGAGGGCCGCGAGTTCGACGAGCAGcgccagcaacagcaacatggCTTCGGGTCCTGTAAACGGAAGCCCCCACAAACGGTCGCAGACGTTCGACTCGACCCAGGACAGCCCGCCAGCGACGACGGATGTTGCCAAGAAATTCGGCAGGCTTGTGTTGCACGACAAGGGCAAGTCTCGCTACGTGAGCAGCGGGTTCTGGTCCAGGATAAACGACGAG ATCAATGCGCTGCGGGCCGAAACAGAGGACATGCTAGATTCAGAGACTGACGTCTCGGATAATGATGACAGCCCCCCTGCTGTTCCACTGCCAGACACGTATTCCAACGGTTCATTTCTGTTTGGCTATCGTTGTTCGGATCTCGACCTCCGAAAGTTTCACCTACCCCCTTCTCAAATCATGTTTATCTGGCAGGTCTACTGCGACAACGTTAATCCCGTTACCAAATTGCTTCACGTGCCTTCTACCAAGGCACTGTTGCTCAAAGCCACGGCTgacttgggaaacattgatCCCTCTCTCGAAGCTCTAATGTTTGGAATCTACTTTGGAGCACTGACATCCATGGACGAGACCGACGTCGAGATGCACTTTGGAGCAACCCAAGCACACATGCTACAAAAGTATCGCTATGCTCTGGAGATGGCTCTGGCAAAGGCCGACTTTCTCACTTCGACCGACCTCATGACACTGCAAGCCCTTGTGCTGTTCGTCATGCTCgtcagacgacggcaggatACCCGTCTGGCCTGGACCATGACGGGGGTTGCTGTACGCATCAGCCAGTCGATTGGACTGCATCGCGACCCGAGCAATTTCCCGAACCTGACGCCCTTCGAAGGCGAGATGAGGAGGAGACTCTTCTGGTACCTCGCTCTCCTCGATCTCCGCGCGGCAGAGGATCAGGGCACAGACGTCGCCATTCACGACCTGGGCTACGACACGCGCAGGCCTCTGAACATCAACGACGATGATTTTGGCCCGGACAGCAAGGAGCTCCCCGCGCCACGTGAGGGCGAGACCGAGATGGCGTTCGTGCTCATGTCGTACGAGGTGCAGCCTTATGCCCGGAGGATCCTGCTCTTGTCTTCGGCGGCCGCCTCCATGTGCCCGCGGGCCATGAACACGTTGGAAGAGCGAGAGAAGCTGCTGATGGAGATCAGCGCCATTGCTGAGCGCATATTACCCAGGAACGGCCCGGCTCCGACCATGGAGATTAGCATCCTGGCCGCCATGATCGCGCGAGTCATTCTCAACAAAATGACCATCCTGGTGTACCAAACCTCTCTGATTGGCCAACACGACGCCGCTGAGGAGCTGAGCCAGGAGCGAAAGGATCGCCTGGTGCAGTCTGCGATCGAGGTCTTTGAGTATAGCCACCTTGTCCTCCACGACCAGCGAGTCCGCCGGTGGCGATGGGTCGCACACGTCTTTATGCAGTGGCAGGCGGTCACATTTCTGCTCCTCGCCATCTCCACAGGGCCGTGGAGTCCCATATCGGAGAGGGGCTGGTCGGCGCTCGGGACCATGTTCAGCAGCGCCACGGCCGCCGCAGAGATCGATCGCATATCGGACAATGCCGCCGTCTGGTTGCCGCTCAAACGGCTCTACAACCGGGCCAAGAGGCACCGGGTGGCGGAAATCGCCCGGCTCAGGGCCGATCCCGATGCGGCGCGTGAGCTGGACCGCGAGTGGTACCCCAAGACTCTCCCCACATCAAACTTTAGCACCTTGTCGGGCAGGATCAAGATCAAGGTGGCCCTGGACAGGTGGAGGGAGCTGGTACAGGCGCCGGCTCTGGAGCCAGAAGTGCAGGCCTCGTTTAGACGCGACCAGGAGCGGCAGAATCCGCACCTGCATAATTCCTCCTGCAACATGGCTCCACCTTCCAACCGAGTGGACAACGCCGCGGTCAACGACTTGGCCGTGCAGCCCGTAACGGttggacagcagcagcagcagcagcaggacaATGCCGGGGAGGCGGTGCCTGCGGCGCAGCAGATGGACCCGGACGTCCTGCAGCTCATGAACCAAGTCATGTCCCAGCCGACATTTGCGTCGCAGGACATTTGGCCGCTCGCCTTCCCCGTCGAGAGCATGCAGGCGCAAAACAGCGGACCGGCATTCGGGTACCCCggcgacaacaacaacaacagcaggtCAGGGTTGAACTTTGGCCagccgccgcagccgcagccgaCGGCGTCGGAGACGCCGCTGCTCGACGCAGATCTGCGCAAGGGCGACGCGCCCCCGTGGATGTGGGTGGGGGCCGGCGGTGGCGCGGCCGCCATGCCCAACGGCGGCGACGCCAACGGTCTCGCCAACATCAGCATGGGCACCGCGGGCGCCGATCAGTTTGGCGGCCTCTCGTCTCTGGAAGACTTTGACATGAACATGGACGACGAAGACTTTAACTGGCAGACGTTTAACGACAGCATACGCGGCTTCTCGACGACTGGTTGGGGACAGTTGCagtaa